One window from the genome of Ailuropoda melanoleuca isolate Jingjing chromosome 5, ASM200744v2, whole genome shotgun sequence encodes:
- the TKTL2 gene encoding transketolase-like protein 2, whose amino-acid sequence MADDSTPDANTVQALRDVANRLRIHSIRATCAASSGHPTSCCSAAEIMSVLFFHTMRYKRTDPEHPDNDRFILSKGHAAPILYAAWAEVGNIGESDLLSLRKIHCDLEGHPTPRLPFVDVATGSLGQGLGAACGMAYTGKYFDKASYRVFCLLGDGESSEGSVWEALAFASHYGLDNLVAVFDVNRLGQSGVTPLEHCTDIYQNRCEAFGWNTYLVDGHDVEALCQAFWQAAQVKNKPTAIIAKTFKGRGIPNIENAEHWHGKPMPKERVDAIIKVIESQIQSNRNLTPKPPVEDSPQISIRNVKMTCLPDYVVGDRIATRKAYGLALAKLGHANERVIVLAGDTKNSTFSEIFNEEHPDRFIECFTGEQNMVSVALGCATRGRTIAFVSTFAAFLTRAFDQIRMGAISQTNINFIGSHCGVSIGEDGPSQVALEDLAMFRSIPNCTVFYPSDAISTEYAVYLAANTKGMCFIRTSQTETAVIYTPQENFEIGQAKVIRQSVNDKVTVIGAGVTLHEALAAADSLSQQGISIRVIDPFTIKPLDAANIISSAKATGGQVITVEDHYREGGIGEAVCAAVSGEPDILVQQLAVSEVPQCGTPSELLDKFGISARHIIAAVKNTLMS is encoded by the coding sequence ATGGCAGACGACTCCACGCCCGACGCGAACACCGTGCAGGCGCTGCGGGACGTGGCCAACCGCCTGCGAATCCATTCCATCAGGGCCACGTGTGCAGCCAGCTCCGGCCACCCCACTTCGTGCTGCAGCGCCGCTGAGATCATGTCGGTGCTCTTTTTCCACACCATGAGGTATAAACGGACGGACCCGGAACACCCCGACAATGACCGATTCATCCTGTCCAAGGGCCATGCTGCTCCAATCCTCTATGCTGCCTGGGCAGAGGTGGGCAACATCGGCGAATCCGACTTGCTGAGCTTGAGGAAAATTCACTGTGACCTGGAGGGACATCCCACCCCAAGGCTGCCATTTGTTGACGTGGCAACAGGATCACTTGGGCAAGGATTAGGTGCCGCGTGTGGAATGGCGTACACTGGCAAGTATTTTGACAAGGCCAGCTACCGGGTGTTCTGCCTCCTGGGGGATGGCGAATCCTCAGAAGGCTCTGTCTGGGAGGCTCTGGCCTTCGCTTCTCACTACGGGTTGGACAATCTGGTGGCCGTCTTCGACGTGAACCGCTTGGGACAAAGTGGAGTCACGCCTCTTGAGCACTGCACAGACATCTATCAGAATCGCTGTGAAGCCTTTGGGTGGAATACCTACTTGGTGGATGGCCATGATGTGGAGGCATTATGCCAAGCGTTTTGGCAAGCAGCTCAAGTGAAGAACAAGCCCACTGCCATCATTGCGAAGACCTTCAAGGGCCGAGGTATTCCAAATATTGAGAATGCAGAACATTGGCATGGAAAGCCGATGCCAAAAGAAAGAGTGGATGCAATCATCAAAGTAATTGAGAGTCAGATACAGAGCAACAGGAATCTCACACCAAAACCTCCCGTTGAAGACTCACCTCAAATCAGCATCAGGAATGTGAAAATGACCTGTCTGCCTGATTATGTAGTTGGAGACAGGATAGCTACTAGGAAAGCATATGGTTTGGCTTTGGCTAAACTGGGCCACGCAAATGAAAGAGTTATTGTCTTGGCTGGTGATACAAAGAACTCCACCTTTTCTGAGATATTCAATGAAGAACACCCTGACCGTTTTATTGAGTGTTTTACCGGGGAGCAAAACATGGTGAGTGTGGCACTAGGCTGTGCCACACGTGGTCGAACCATTGCTTTTGTTAGCACCTTTGCTGCCTTTTTGACCCGAGCATTTGATCAGATACGGATGGGAGCCATATCTCAAACCAATATCAATTTTATTGGTTCCCACTGTGGGGTATCCATTGGTGAAGATGGACCCTCCCAGGTGGCCCTGGAGGACCTAGCCATGTTCCGAAGCATTCCCAATTGTACTGTTTTCTATCCAAGTGATGCTATCTCAACAGAGTATGCTGTTTATCTGGCTGCCAATACCAAAGGAATGTGTTTCATTAGGACCAGCCAAACAGAAACTGCAGTTATTTATACCCCACAAGAAAATTTTGAGATTGGACAGGCCAAGGTCATCCGCCAGAGTGTCAATGACAAAGTCACAGTTATTGGAGCTGGAGTTACTCTGCATGAAGCCTTAGCAGCTGCTGACAGTCTTTCTCAACAAGGTATTTCTATCCGTGTCATTGACCCATTTACCATTAAACCCCTGGATGCTGCCAACATCATCTCCAGTGCAAAAGCTACAGGTGGCCAGGTTATCACAGTGGAGGATCACTACCGGGAAGGTGGCATTGGCGAAGCTGTATGTGCGGCCGTCTCTGGGGAGCCTGACATCCTTGTTCAGCAGCTAGCAGTGTCAGAAGTGCCTCAGTGTGGGACACCTAGTGAATTGCTGGATAAATTTGGAATCAGTGCCAGACACATCATAGCAGCTGTGAAAAATACTTTAATGAGCTAA